The following proteins are co-located in the Candidatus Methanogranum gryphiswaldense genome:
- a CDS encoding redox-regulated ATPase YchF: MQIGIVGKPNVGKSTFFGAATMAPVEIANYPFTTIEPNKGIAYVRKPCPCKELGIQCTPHNSLCINGTRMVPIELLDVAGLVPGAWEGKGLGNKFLDDLRQADALINVVDVSGSTDLEGNPGEPGRFDPTEDVIFLRREIELWMREIIKNGLGKIARQAKMQGTKQEVIIQERLAGLNITEGDIKEALRKVELPADPTLWDDEVLLKLCIEIRILSKPMIIAMNKSDIAPSENIKKVQSMGDMAVPTLAETELALKKASAAGILEYLPGDATFTIKPGAKLNDAQKKALGYMADNMKKYNGTGIQTCIEEGVFNMLDRIAVYPVEDETKFTDHFGRVLPDCFLVARGSTAKDLAYKIHTDLGDKFIRAINAKTKRTVGSDYVLQDGDIIRIVANK, encoded by the coding sequence ATGCAGATAGGGATCGTAGGAAAACCAAATGTCGGAAAATCCACATTCTTCGGTGCAGCAACCATGGCACCGGTCGAAATAGCAAACTATCCATTCACGACGATAGAACCCAATAAAGGCATAGCTTATGTTCGTAAGCCGTGTCCGTGCAAAGAACTCGGTATACAATGCACCCCGCACAATTCCCTCTGCATTAACGGTACCAGGATGGTACCAATAGAGCTTCTGGATGTCGCAGGACTTGTTCCGGGTGCATGGGAAGGCAAAGGCCTCGGAAACAAATTCCTAGATGATCTCAGACAGGCGGATGCTCTCATCAATGTCGTTGATGTCAGCGGATCCACGGACCTGGAAGGCAACCCGGGAGAACCTGGGAGGTTCGATCCCACAGAAGATGTTATTTTCCTCAGAAGGGAGATCGAACTCTGGATGAGAGAGATAATAAAGAATGGACTCGGAAAGATAGCCAGACAGGCAAAGATGCAGGGGACGAAACAAGAGGTCATCATTCAAGAAAGATTGGCCGGCCTGAACATCACAGAAGGAGATATCAAGGAAGCACTCAGAAAGGTCGAACTTCCTGCTGACCCTACCCTCTGGGACGACGAGGTCCTCCTTAAATTATGTATCGAGATCAGGATACTTTCCAAACCTATGATCATAGCGATGAACAAATCCGACATAGCTCCTTCAGAGAACATAAAGAAAGTGCAATCCATGGGAGACATGGCCGTACCTACACTTGCCGAGACCGAATTGGCACTCAAAAAGGCATCCGCTGCCGGGATCTTGGAATATCTTCCCGGAGATGCGACCTTCACCATAAAACCGGGTGCAAAGCTCAATGACGCTCAGAAAAAGGCCCTGGGATACATGGCAGATAACATGAAAAAATACAACGGAACAGGGATCCAGACCTGCATAGAGGAGGGTGTCTTCAACATGCTTGATCGCATCGCCGTCTATCCTGTGGAGGACGAGACCAAGTTCACCGACCATTTCGGAAGGGTCCTGCCTGATTGTTTCCTTGTTGCCAGAGGATCGACCGCCAAGGACCTTGCGTACAAGATACATACGGACCTCGGAGACAAATTCATCAGAGCCATAAATGCCAAGACCAAACGTACCGTAGGTTCGGACTACGTGTTGCAGGACGGCGACATCATAAGAATAGTCGCCAACAAGTGA
- a CDS encoding DNA polymerase II, with the protein MGTWDVRLLSASYASDENENVYLELFGKTRDKKSITILCFDYKAYYYVVDPNDAVEKILKNDPDVVSFSPDRLYYKGDYHNVLKVTVKFPWKVPEYRNNWKNAGYHVLAADIPFHHRFIYDMDMSSCIKVTGDSIDKNYATDVIIKMTGFENIDSFDPGLKILSFDIENSVEHGFIYTICSVIGEDGKIRECDAILGPEKKIIEDFSKLIEEEDPDVITGYNIDNYDIRKILERAEINKMKDALPWGRDHGQPRIVSERFWRVKGRMITDAWWAAKKELRPKQETLNAVSKQVLGETKLDVDPKHMDEEWAKDQAKVIKYCFKDSELALKILLHVGTLRKGMDLATVAKLPLEDVLTAGSSQLADSLLIRAADRNKIGVPLMGRRNADSDQIEGGYVHTMTPGLYHWVCVEDFKSMYPSLIIAKNICFTTLSPEGEILSPSGARFLAPAKRVGILPGILSALMNQRDSIKKRMKSTSDPYEHQYLDGLQAAVKVLMNTFYGVFASSFYRFTDKNIGAAITAFARDNVKSIIKEVESEGVSVIYSDTDSVFMQSPYKNLEGSVKFGNEMSQRFSRDGGTLEFEKLVEPLFTHGKKKRYVGKIVWPTTEDELLVRGYEIRRSDSFDLQSNLLMEVFKEILDEDDEGAVALVKKTVQDVLAGKVEPSELVISRTCKGLNDAYENPERMANVQAAKKLMKLGYNFIPGMKVSWIVTDAKKTPQEVEPYVSGVEFTAKPDYEYYAERLAQMASRVTEVFGWTEKDLLLGSQQKTLFDSFGPSSDNRSKTDVKKEPPTAPKKPQQRKNANLDDFS; encoded by the coding sequence ATGGGAACATGGGATGTCAGACTTCTAAGCGCTTCTTATGCCAGCGATGAGAACGAGAACGTATATCTGGAACTCTTCGGGAAGACCCGTGACAAGAAATCCATAACCATCCTATGCTTTGACTACAAGGCCTACTATTATGTGGTTGACCCCAACGATGCGGTCGAAAAGATACTTAAGAATGACCCGGACGTGGTCTCATTCTCTCCCGACAGGCTATATTACAAAGGGGACTACCACAATGTCCTGAAAGTTACAGTAAAATTCCCATGGAAGGTACCGGAATACAGGAACAACTGGAAGAATGCGGGATATCACGTTCTTGCCGCCGACATACCATTCCATCACAGATTCATCTACGACATGGACATGAGTTCATGCATAAAGGTGACAGGGGATTCCATCGACAAGAACTATGCTACCGATGTCATCATAAAAATGACGGGCTTCGAAAACATAGATTCTTTCGACCCAGGTCTTAAGATCCTCTCGTTCGACATAGAGAACAGCGTGGAGCACGGTTTCATCTACACAATATGTTCAGTAATAGGTGAGGATGGGAAGATCCGGGAATGCGATGCGATACTGGGCCCTGAGAAGAAGATAATAGAAGACTTCTCAAAACTCATAGAGGAAGAAGATCCAGACGTGATAACTGGATATAACATCGATAACTACGATATCAGAAAGATATTGGAAAGGGCAGAGATCAATAAGATGAAGGATGCCCTTCCGTGGGGACGCGATCACGGACAGCCCAGGATCGTAAGCGAGAGATTCTGGAGAGTAAAAGGAAGAATGATCACCGATGCCTGGTGGGCGGCGAAGAAAGAATTGCGCCCTAAACAGGAAACTCTCAATGCAGTATCGAAACAGGTATTGGGAGAGACAAAACTTGATGTCGACCCTAAACACATGGACGAGGAATGGGCTAAAGATCAGGCAAAAGTAATAAAGTATTGTTTTAAGGATTCGGAGCTGGCACTCAAGATATTGTTACATGTTGGAACACTCAGAAAAGGAATGGACCTCGCCACTGTCGCAAAGCTTCCTCTCGAAGATGTTCTCACCGCCGGGTCCTCTCAATTGGCTGATTCCCTTCTCATCCGTGCGGCTGATAGGAATAAGATCGGCGTCCCGCTCATGGGAAGGAGGAACGCGGACAGTGACCAAATAGAGGGAGGCTACGTTCACACTATGACCCCTGGTCTTTACCACTGGGTCTGTGTAGAGGACTTCAAGTCCATGTATCCATCGCTGATAATAGCTAAGAACATCTGTTTCACGACCCTTTCACCAGAAGGAGAGATCTTAAGCCCATCTGGAGCAAGATTCCTTGCCCCCGCGAAGAGGGTAGGGATCTTGCCCGGCATACTTTCCGCCTTGATGAACCAGAGGGACAGCATAAAGAAGAGGATGAAATCCACATCCGATCCATATGAACACCAGTACCTTGACGGTCTCCAGGCAGCAGTGAAGGTCCTGATGAATACGTTCTATGGTGTTTTCGCATCCTCATTCTATAGATTCACCGACAAGAACATCGGAGCGGCCATCACAGCCTTCGCCAGAGACAACGTCAAATCCATCATCAAAGAAGTAGAATCCGAAGGAGTTTCGGTGATCTACTCTGACACGGACTCGGTCTTCATGCAATCACCTTACAAGAATCTCGAAGGTTCCGTAAAATTCGGAAATGAGATGTCCCAGCGCTTCTCCAGGGACGGTGGGACGCTGGAGTTCGAAAAACTCGTAGAGCCTCTTTTCACACATGGAAAGAAGAAGAGATATGTCGGCAAGATAGTCTGGCCGACCACCGAAGACGAACTTCTTGTCAGAGGCTATGAGATAAGGCGTTCAGACTCTTTCGATCTGCAGAGCAATCTTCTGATGGAGGTATTCAAGGAGATACTCGATGAGGACGACGAAGGCGCGGTCGCACTTGTGAAGAAGACAGTTCAAGATGTCCTTGCAGGGAAGGTTGAACCTTCAGAACTGGTGATATCGAGGACGTGCAAAGGCCTTAACGATGCGTACGAGAACCCGGAAAGAATGGCGAACGTCCAGGCCGCCAAAAAATTGATGAAACTGGGTTACAACTTCATACCCGGTATGAAGGTATCGTGGATAGTCACTGACGCAAAGAAGACACCTCAGGAAGTGGAACCATACGTCAGCGGCGTCGAATTCACGGCCAAACCGGATTATGAATACTATGCTGAACGTCTCGCGCAGATGGCCTCGAGAGTGACCGAGGTATTCGGATGGACGGAGAAGGACCTGCTCTTGGGAAGTCAGCAAAAGACCCTTTTCGACAGTTTCGGTCCGTCTTCCGATAACAGATCCAAAACAGATGTCAAGAAGGAACCCCCGACCGCCCCGAAAAAACCTCAACAGAGGAAGAATGCAAACCTCGACGACTTCTCCTGA
- a CDS encoding epoxyqueuosine reductase, producing the protein MDGSELFDQIKKVSRGLGIVDISVASTDLWETDPIVKDRIKTGNRPKDIMPSARSVIVIGIPIQRAILETAPSIYYHQLYDTVNRALDDATERIALELNILGHEAIFVPRDGYHGIAGLRVVPASFFSHRHAAYLAGMGTFGYNNTILTKKYGPRIRFSSVITSAELPSSEPMSYNLCIKCKKCTRDCPVGAVPDINYPKGITQKNKCVEHSAELSELGISPCGICIKTCPVGMDSNDTVPDQKFIDDAKSYVKPLKQ; encoded by the coding sequence ATGGACGGGTCCGAATTATTTGACCAGATAAAGAAGGTCTCCCGCGGATTGGGCATAGTTGACATATCTGTAGCGTCAACGGATCTTTGGGAAACCGACCCAATAGTGAAAGACAGGATCAAAACCGGGAACAGACCAAAGGACATAATGCCATCGGCCAGATCCGTGATCGTTATCGGCATACCCATCCAACGGGCCATACTCGAGACCGCGCCGTCAATATATTATCATCAGCTTTACGACACGGTAAACAGGGCACTCGACGATGCAACTGAAAGGATCGCTCTTGAATTGAATATATTGGGGCATGAAGCCATATTCGTACCCAGGGACGGATATCATGGAATTGCTGGTCTGAGAGTTGTTCCAGCATCCTTTTTCTCACACAGACATGCCGCATATCTTGCAGGTATGGGAACATTCGGTTACAATAATACGATACTCACAAAAAAATACGGTCCGAGGATAAGATTCTCATCGGTGATAACTTCCGCAGAACTTCCATCATCAGAGCCGATGAGCTACAATCTGTGCATAAAATGCAAAAAATGTACACGCGATTGCCCGGTTGGAGCAGTACCAGACATAAATTATCCCAAAGGCATTACACAAAAAAACAAATGTGTAGAACATTCCGCAGAGCTATCTGAGCTGGGAATATCTCCGTGTGGCATTTGTATCAAAACATGCCCTGTGGGTATGGACAGCAACGACACTGTTCCAGACCAAAAATTCATAGATGATGCAAAAAGCTATGTTAAGCCGCTTAAACAGTGA
- a CDS encoding N-acetyltransferase produces MGPELIYEDTECGGRFKLMLNGAEIGYVTFVKLSENMIDLNHTVVKKDHEGHGYGKLLVNAVVEMANKKGLIIIPSCSYAEHIMKKTNEDL; encoded by the coding sequence ATGGGACCCGAACTTATCTATGAGGACACCGAGTGCGGTGGTCGTTTCAAACTTATGCTTAATGGTGCTGAGATAGGGTATGTCACATTCGTCAAACTATCTGAGAACATGATCGATCTCAACCATACGGTCGTCAAAAAAGATCATGAAGGACATGGTTACGGAAAACTGCTTGTGAACGCCGTGGTGGAAATGGCCAACAAAAAAGGCCTGATAATCATCCCAAGCTGCTCTTATGCAGAACACATCATGAAAAAGACCAATGAAGATTTGTAA
- a CDS encoding 50S ribosomal protein L15e, with the protein MSDETQEQRPVNGKSMYSYIADAWKNPHKGYVKELNYERRIQWRREDNFLRIERPTRLDRARALGFKAKQGYVIVRARVRKGNFQKRAITAGRRAKRRGINQMTVGKSLQRMAEERTAKRYPNLEVLNSYWVGADGQQEWYEIILVDPAHPVIKADPKINWICSNVNKNRVYRGLTGAGVAGRGLRKKGNGAEKSRPSIRAKQYRK; encoded by the coding sequence ATGAGCGATGAGACTCAAGAACAGCGCCCCGTCAACGGTAAGAGCATGTACTCTTACATCGCAGACGCGTGGAAGAACCCCCACAAGGGATATGTTAAAGAACTGAACTACGAGAGAAGGATCCAGTGGAGAAGAGAGGATAATTTCCTCCGCATCGAGAGGCCAACCCGCCTCGACAGGGCCAGAGCTCTCGGATTCAAAGCAAAGCAGGGATATGTTATCGTCAGGGCAAGGGTCAGAAAAGGAAACTTCCAGAAGAGAGCTATCACTGCAGGAAGGAGGGCAAAACGCCGCGGTATAAATCAGATGACCGTCGGTAAGAGCCTCCAGAGAATGGCAGAGGAAAGGACAGCCAAAAGATACCCCAACCTCGAAGTCCTGAATTCCTACTGGGTAGGAGCAGACGGACAGCAGGAATGGTATGAGATCATCCTCGTCGATCCAGCACACCCCGTTATCAAAGCAGACCCCAAGATCAACTGGATCTGCAGCAACGTGAACAAGAACCGTGTATACCGCGGACTTACTGGTGCCGGAGTCGCAGGTCGTGGACTCAGAAAGAAGGGTAACGGCGCGGAGAAATCCAGGCCGTCCATCAGGGCAAAACAGTACAGAAAGTAA
- a CDS encoding Mov34/MPN/PAD-1 family protein encodes MKKLYGVSVDFIDGFNESAKSTYPDEFICYHRAEEGVVTEMLLVPGSIFGESHSFINEWMTPIDYSRSGSAHSHPGFSNQPSNADLTFFSQMGGVHFITCQPYDRKSWRAYNSNGEEVKLEVVF; translated from the coding sequence ATGAAGAAATTATACGGAGTAAGCGTCGATTTCATTGATGGTTTCAACGAATCCGCAAAATCCACCTATCCTGACGAATTCATCTGTTATCATAGGGCGGAGGAAGGCGTGGTTACAGAAATGTTGCTTGTGCCCGGATCCATTTTCGGAGAAAGTCACAGTTTCATCAACGAGTGGATGACACCGATAGATTACAGTAGATCAGGTAGTGCGCATTCGCATCCAGGGTTCTCCAATCAACCTTCCAATGCGGACCTTACGTTCTTCAGTCAGATGGGAGGTGTCCATTTCATCACCTGTCAGCCTTACGACAGGAAGAGTTGGAGAGCCTACAATTCGAACGGTGAGGAAGTCAAGCTCGAAGTGGTTTTCTGA
- a CDS encoding sulfite exporter TauE/SafE family protein gives MDPIIVFALVIVGIFAGVIGAMFGMGGGIIFVPFLTIIFGLSASEAVAVSLVGIVASSVGAASSYVKEGRSNIRLGLLLETTTVIGAIIGALLAGIMSNWMLLCVFSAMLIYSALHMLIHKEHVVEPVEDDNGPLVFQYEDEKGESHKYKVDNVKGGLAGCAGAGVLASMTGVGGGAIKVPIMNIYMHVPIKIASATSNYMIGITSLSGAIIFFMNGDVLLDYAAGIAIGAFIGALIGVKVSGCIKTSSMRSYLAIILLIVAAVELMKAGGLL, from the coding sequence ATGGACCCCATCATAGTGTTCGCACTCGTCATTGTGGGCATATTCGCCGGTGTGATAGGCGCGATGTTCGGGATGGGGGGAGGAATAATCTTTGTTCCTTTTTTGACGATAATCTTCGGTCTGTCCGCCAGCGAAGCCGTGGCTGTGAGTCTTGTCGGGATCGTAGCTTCATCAGTCGGTGCCGCATCTTCCTATGTGAAAGAAGGAAGATCCAACATCAGGCTTGGATTGCTGCTAGAGACCACGACCGTCATAGGTGCGATAATTGGTGCGCTGTTGGCCGGAATAATGTCCAATTGGATGCTCCTATGTGTTTTCTCGGCGATGCTCATCTACAGCGCCTTGCACATGTTGATCCACAAGGAGCATGTGGTCGAACCTGTTGAAGATGACAACGGGCCTCTGGTCTTCCAATACGAAGATGAAAAAGGAGAATCACACAAGTACAAAGTGGATAACGTCAAGGGCGGACTTGCTGGATGCGCAGGCGCTGGAGTATTGGCCTCCATGACCGGCGTGGGTGGAGGTGCAATTAAAGTTCCTATAATGAACATATACATGCACGTACCGATAAAGATCGCAAGTGCGACAAGCAATTATATGATCGGGATAACGTCATTGTCCGGAGCGATAATCTTCTTCATGAACGGCGATGTGCTCCTCGATTATGCTGCAGGAATAGCGATAGGCGCCTTCATAGGTGCGTTGATAGGCGTGAAGGTCTCAGGTTGCATAAAGACGAGCTCCATGAGAAGTTATCTTGCGATCATCCTATTGATCGTGGCCGCCGTAGAACTCATGAAAGCAGGAGGGTTGCTATGA
- a CDS encoding MFS transporter: MNNIMHRSNGSKTDADRYATKLLLTMTAVALLVNYVETMVIPGIPTIQDEFGTTASLASWITSAFLIVGAATAPLFGKLGDIYGKRKIFIIVLLIYIAGLIFAIVSTSIYELLAARAIQGMGFAVVPLALALLADKLPPEKIGTAQGIISATFAIGAVLGLIIGAYIEEMHGWRDAFLMALILSILLLIFSLKIIEKDVPGNKTKVDYGGVAFLIVGITLCMVYITEGPSRGWDSMDNLAFLIPGIISLLLFFIYEGRKKDPLIPLPLLKIRNILMANLIGIFSMMAMFLVFFGVTYYTQLPEPYGLGMSTIESGLTMAPAAIFMLVLGPIAGRAVSRIGPKPLLIIGSLLGVTGMSMFMMFRGDSTAVMIDQIVTLAGVILTMIPIINIITISTPKENSAVSLGFNTSMRDIGGAIGPVIATTIMTSYVVSVVFASGVVEFPSSTAFDIVFAAGVVIMVTSLILSLFVKNYSFKSKKNE; this comes from the coding sequence ATGAATAATATTATGCACAGATCAAATGGCAGCAAAACTGATGCCGATAGGTATGCAACAAAATTATTGCTGACGATGACCGCGGTAGCCTTACTTGTCAATTATGTTGAAACGATGGTCATTCCGGGGATCCCTACCATCCAAGACGAGTTCGGTACGACCGCAAGTCTTGCATCGTGGATCACGTCCGCATTCCTTATCGTCGGAGCGGCCACAGCCCCCCTGTTCGGTAAACTAGGCGACATATACGGGAAGAGAAAGATCTTCATAATCGTACTTTTGATCTACATAGCAGGCCTGATATTCGCAATAGTCTCAACGTCGATATACGAACTCCTTGCCGCAAGAGCAATACAGGGAATGGGCTTTGCCGTGGTGCCTCTTGCTTTGGCACTTTTAGCAGATAAATTGCCTCCTGAGAAGATAGGCACAGCACAAGGAATAATCAGCGCAACGTTCGCCATAGGAGCTGTATTGGGACTGATAATCGGTGCATATATCGAAGAGATGCATGGATGGCGTGATGCCTTCCTAATGGCATTGATACTGAGCATTCTTCTGCTCATATTCTCCCTCAAGATCATTGAAAAAGATGTTCCTGGAAACAAGACGAAAGTGGACTATGGCGGGGTCGCATTCCTCATAGTAGGGATCACCCTCTGCATGGTCTACATAACCGAGGGTCCCTCGAGAGGATGGGATTCGATGGACAACCTTGCATTCCTCATACCTGGAATCATCTCTCTGTTGCTTTTCTTCATCTACGAAGGAAGGAAGAAGGACCCTCTGATCCCGTTGCCCCTTCTGAAAATAAGGAACATATTGATGGCAAATCTGATAGGCATATTCTCGATGATGGCGATGTTCCTCGTGTTCTTCGGGGTCACATACTATACACAACTTCCAGAACCATACGGACTTGGGATGAGCACGATCGAATCCGGACTTACCATGGCACCCGCGGCCATTTTCATGTTGGTGCTCGGACCCATTGCGGGACGTGCCGTATCCCGTATCGGCCCCAAACCTCTTCTGATCATAGGTTCACTGCTCGGCGTAACCGGCATGTCCATGTTCATGATGTTCCGCGGAGATTCCACGGCCGTGATGATAGACCAGATCGTTACCTTGGCAGGAGTCATATTGACCATGATCCCGATCATCAACATAATCACCATATCGACACCGAAAGAGAACAGCGCCGTCAGCCTCGGATTCAACACCTCCATGCGTGATATCGGAGGCGCCATAGGTCCTGTTATCGCCACTACGATAATGACCTCTTATGTCGTGTCCGTTGTGTTCGCGAGCGGTGTGGTGGAGTTCCCGTCCTCGACAGCGTTCGATATCGTATTCGCAGCAGGTGTGGTGATAATGGTCACATCGTTGATATTGAGTCTGTTCGTCAAGAACTACTCCTTTAAATCGAAAAAGAACGAGTGA
- a CDS encoding DUF1634 domain-containing protein codes for MNPSKTTAFVLRLFVTVGIIVMAVGLILSEQEYGNTVLWSGILILICAPLFGILTTLFSLISEKDWKWAKVAIVLIIIITADVVISILL; via the coding sequence ATGAATCCCTCGAAGACGACAGCCTTCGTACTAAGGCTCTTCGTCACTGTGGGAATAATAGTGATGGCTGTAGGACTTATACTTTCAGAACAGGAATACGGCAACACCGTACTTTGGAGCGGCATCCTAATATTGATCTGCGCACCGCTTTTCGGAATATTGACAACGCTGTTTTCCCTCATATCCGAGAAAGATTGGAAATGGGCGAAAGTGGCAATTGTACTGATAATAATCATTACGGCAGATGTCGTAATATCAATCCTTCTCTAA